One genomic window of Staphylococcus hsinchuensis includes the following:
- a CDS encoding YigZ family protein — translation MSEQLITIKEAHTIENVISKSRFIAHIKPVTTEEEAKAFINEVKAEYRDANHNCSAYTVGDQMNIQKANDDGEPSGTAGVPMLEVLKKLEIHNVCVVVTRYFGGIKLGGGGLIRAYSGAVRDVIYDIGRVVLKPALPTTVTVSYDLSGKLDYELEATPYLLRDKAYTDKVSYQIDVVETDYDQFVEFLNRITSGNYELNADDTLLLPFDIETK, via the coding sequence ATGAGTGAACAATTAATCACAATTAAAGAAGCACATACAATTGAAAATGTTATTAGTAAATCACGTTTTATTGCACATATTAAACCAGTAACAACTGAAGAAGAAGCTAAAGCTTTTATAAATGAAGTCAAAGCTGAATACCGTGATGCCAACCATAATTGTTCAGCATATACAGTTGGAGATCAAATGAACATTCAAAAAGCGAACGACGATGGTGAGCCAAGTGGTACTGCAGGCGTACCGATGTTAGAAGTATTAAAGAAACTAGAAATTCATAACGTATGTGTAGTAGTGACACGTTACTTTGGTGGAATTAAACTAGGTGGTGGCGGTTTAATACGTGCTTATAGTGGTGCTGTACGCGATGTTATTTATGATATAGGACGCGTCGTTTTAAAACCAGCCTTACCAACAACAGTAACAGTATCTTACGATCTATCTGGCAAGTTAGATTATGAATTGGAAGCCACACCTTACTTATTACGTGATAAAGCTTACACAGATAAAGTAAGTTATCAAATCGATGTTGTAGAAACGGATTATGACCAATTTGTTGAATTTTTAAATCGAATCACTTCAGGTAACTACGAACTAAATGCAGATGATACATTACTCCTACCATTCGATATAGAAACTAAATAA
- a CDS encoding DEAD/DEAH box helicase family protein, with protein MDNVSDIIITKSHQQPSLAHYQLDFELTEQQQFASNHILKALKHYQPLLLYAVTGAEKTEMIFESIQYARRRGDNVAIVSPRVDVVIEVAKRVKEAFKKENIDVLYQGQSQQYDGHFIISTVHQLYRYKAHFDFIVVDEVDAFPLSMDENLMQNITSASKPQHCHVYMTATPPRSLVQQMTESHIVRLPARYHGYPLPEPRFKYFKVNYNKPQRTLTNYFNIQIHQQRFTLVFFNHIDSMLKMYKVYKTQIQHLDYVYSEDPLRFDKVAAFREGTIQILFTTTILERGFTKACLDVLVLNSHTFTSSALVQIAGRVGRKIDAPTGSVMFLHEGITLKMMKAKREIVKMNRLATQRGWVRE; from the coding sequence ATGGATAACGTTTCAGATATCATCATTACGAAATCGCATCAACAACCATCCTTGGCACACTATCAACTTGATTTCGAATTAACAGAACAACAACAATTTGCATCCAATCATATATTAAAGGCACTTAAGCACTATCAGCCATTATTGCTATATGCTGTTACAGGTGCTGAGAAGACTGAAATGATCTTTGAAAGTATACAGTATGCACGGAGACGTGGTGATAATGTCGCGATAGTTTCACCACGTGTAGACGTCGTGATAGAAGTTGCGAAGCGTGTTAAAGAAGCTTTCAAGAAAGAGAATATAGATGTACTTTATCAAGGTCAAAGTCAGCAATATGATGGGCATTTTATTATTTCAACTGTACATCAACTATATCGGTATAAAGCGCATTTCGATTTCATAGTCGTAGATGAGGTAGATGCCTTTCCATTGTCAATGGATGAGAATTTAATGCAAAATATCACTTCCGCTTCAAAACCCCAACATTGTCATGTGTATATGACAGCCACGCCGCCTCGGTCCCTTGTTCAACAAATGACAGAATCTCACATCGTTAGACTTCCAGCACGTTATCATGGCTATCCACTACCTGAGCCTCGGTTTAAATATTTTAAGGTAAATTATAACAAGCCCCAACGTACATTAACGAACTACTTCAATATACAAATTCACCAACAACGATTTACCCTCGTGTTTTTCAATCATATAGACTCAATGTTAAAGATGTATAAGGTATATAAAACTCAAATCCAACACCTGGATTACGTTTATAGTGAAGATCCACTAAGGTTTGACAAAGTAGCAGCATTTAGGGAAGGAACAATTCAAATATTATTTACGACTACAATATTAGAACGTGGTTTCACTAAAGCTTGTTTGGACGTCTTAGTGTTAAATAGTCATACATTCACAAGCAGTGCGCTAGTACAAATCGCTGGTCGAGTAGGGAGAAAGATCGATGCACCTACAGGGTCTGTTATGTTTTTGCATGAAGGGATTACGTTAAAGATGATGAAAGCAAAACGCGAAATCGTGAAAATGAATCGTCTTGCTACTCAACGGGGGTGGGTTCGTGAATAG
- the hpf gene encoding ribosome hibernation-promoting factor, HPF/YfiA family: MLRFEIHGENLTITDAIRNYIEEKIGKLERYFNNVPNAIAHVKVKTYQNSSTKIEVTIPLKNVTLRAEERHDDLYAGIDLINSKLERQVRKYKTRVNRKNRNRHDQEAFASLPEENEVPSLQDEEDNDDSDIEIIRSKNFSLKPMDSEEAVLQMDLLGHDFFIFTDRETDGTSIVYKRKDGKYGLIETTE, from the coding sequence ATGCTTAGATTTGAAATTCACGGAGAGAACCTCACAATTACTGACGCAATTCGTAATTACATTGAGGAAAAAATTGGTAAATTAGAACGCTATTTTAATAATGTGCCAAATGCTATTGCGCACGTTAAAGTTAAAACGTATCAAAACTCTTCTACTAAGATTGAGGTAACAATTCCATTGAAGAATGTTACTTTAAGAGCGGAAGAAAGACATGATGATTTATATGCAGGTATTGATTTAATTAATAGTAAATTAGAAAGACAAGTGAGAAAGTATAAAACTCGTGTCAATAGAAAGAACCGCAATCGTCATGATCAAGAGGCATTTGCTTCATTACCAGAAGAAAATGAGGTCCCATCACTTCAAGATGAAGAGGACAATGATGACAGTGATATTGAAATCATCCGTTCAAAGAACTTCAGTTTAAAACCGATGGACTCAGAAGAAGCGGTGTTACAAATGGATTTATTAGGGCATGATTTCTTTATTTTCACAGATCGTGAAACTGATGGTACAAGCATTGTTTATAAAAGAAAAGATGGCAAATATGGATTGATTGAAACAACTGAATAG
- a CDS encoding ComF family protein, with product MNRCLQCHSAINETLHARNLFKRRRKLCCKCESQWKEIGISKTNCCPTCLKTLAIKETQCLDCQFLAQKFKLMDQLYCDYRYDGVMKEILHNYKFLKDVALSELLAYKLKLPKQDYHYNIPIPSPIERDQMRTFNPVEMVLEHLGVRYHRLLSTQLRAKQSELDKLTRAQQPNPFHLINDSIDLDDKNILLIDDIYTTGLTIHHAACKIFVRKIRKLDVFTFAR from the coding sequence GTGAATAGATGCTTACAATGTCATTCTGCCATTAATGAAACTTTGCACGCACGAAATCTTTTTAAAAGAAGACGAAAGCTTTGTTGTAAATGTGAATCACAATGGAAGGAAATTGGGATAAGTAAGACAAATTGCTGTCCAACTTGCTTAAAGACATTAGCTATAAAGGAAACACAGTGTTTAGATTGTCAGTTTTTAGCTCAAAAATTCAAATTAATGGATCAACTGTATTGTGATTATCGATATGATGGTGTTATGAAAGAAATCTTGCATAACTATAAATTTTTAAAAGATGTAGCGCTTAGTGAATTATTAGCATACAAATTAAAGTTACCGAAACAAGATTATCATTACAATATACCTATTCCTTCACCCATCGAACGAGATCAAATGCGTACTTTTAATCCAGTTGAAATGGTGTTGGAGCATTTAGGTGTTCGTTATCATCGGTTACTTTCTACACAGTTACGGGCAAAGCAATCTGAATTAGATAAGCTTACTCGAGCACAACAACCGAATCCATTTCACCTTATTAACGATTCTATCGATCTAGATGATAAGAACATTTTACTCATAGATGATATTTATACAACTGGATTGACGATTCATCATGCTGCGTGTAAAATATTTGTTAGAAAAATCAGAAAATTAGATGTATTTACTTTTGCACGGTAG
- the fakB1 gene encoding fatty acid kinase binding subunit FakB1, whose protein sequence is MKIAVLTDSTSYLPQNLIDKYDIRIAPLSVTFDNGDNYTENGAISSSEFYERMKTSKSIPTTSQPAIGEFIEHYEYFRDQGYTDVIGIFLSSGISGCYQTATQAADIVEGINIHTFDSELAAMIEGGYVLRALEMIEEGYEPQAIINELQSMREVSGAILMVDDLKNLQKSGRISGAQAWIGTMLKMKPVLKFQDGLIVPEEKVRTKKRALKTIIEKVTERVKDYEEVTLYIVEGDITEDSDWLYNELQQNYPQYRVHRSKLGPVVAAHLGSGGMGLGYTGRKIRLD, encoded by the coding sequence ATGAAAATCGCAGTTTTGACTGATTCAACAAGTTATTTACCCCAAAACTTAATAGATAAATACGATATAAGAATTGCACCGCTTAGTGTTACGTTTGATAATGGTGATAATTATACAGAAAATGGGGCAATTTCTAGCTCGGAATTTTATGAACGTATGAAAACGTCAAAGTCCATTCCAACGACGAGTCAACCTGCAATAGGGGAGTTTATTGAACATTATGAATATTTCCGTGATCAAGGTTACACAGATGTTATAGGAATATTCTTGTCATCAGGTATTAGTGGTTGTTATCAGACAGCTACGCAAGCTGCTGATATCGTTGAAGGTATTAATATCCACACATTTGATTCTGAATTAGCTGCAATGATAGAAGGCGGGTACGTTTTACGAGCTTTAGAAATGATTGAAGAAGGTTATGAGCCTCAAGCGATTATTAATGAGTTACAATCAATGCGAGAAGTATCAGGAGCAATTTTAATGGTAGATGATTTGAAAAATCTTCAAAAAAGCGGGCGTATTTCAGGAGCACAAGCATGGATAGGTACTATGTTGAAAATGAAACCCGTGTTAAAGTTCCAAGACGGTCTCATTGTCCCAGAGGAAAAGGTACGTACTAAAAAACGTGCTTTAAAAACAATCATTGAAAAGGTTACAGAACGCGTTAAAGATTACGAAGAAGTAACGTTGTATATCGTAGAAGGTGATATTACTGAAGATAGTGATTGGTTGTATAACGAGTTACAACAAAATTATCCGCAATATCGTGTACATCGTTCTAAACTAGGTCCAGTTGTCGCTGCACATTTAGGTTCAGGCGGAATGGGCTTAGGTTACACTGGTAGAAAAATTAGACTTGATTAA